One Fontisphaera persica DNA window includes the following coding sequences:
- a CDS encoding Ig-like domain-containing protein — translation MLKRNMLSDMVGSHIRGMFLSVVVGMGLTQASLLLGQAPPNDLFTNRVPLSGFAWTISGNNTSAVEGRETGEPNGYAGTIIRTMWYEWTAPTNGLFRMDTFGSSFNTILGVFTNATWSSGIVEEILIGGNNDASGTLQSRVTFNAVSGAVYQIQLGSHRYTLGSQRATNFGPFLLNGNFLPISWLTAPGEGTKLTAPATLTMTAQVRWYTGSVSRVEFYLATDTATNLAGTITAPPYQLTVSNVTAGRYRLYTRVEDNRGDATFSPVVNIEVVEPGAVITSPAMGTFFGITSNIVISADAFSMNSITSMQFFSGTNLIGQAATAPASIHWTTFTPGGHDLRVVARDSQGNAYTSAVVTVYIKAFAYLLRAGTVWKYHNLGQDLGMEWKEPAYNDAAWAAGPAELGFGDGDEVTVIDGGPSSARYSTIYFRQSFVATNVAMITNLICYLKRDDGAVVWLNGQRLYLDNMEGNPVLYSTLALVAAPDDGANWNVTNLPPTALVEGTNVLAVEMHQSSLTSSDLSFNFEMVAEYNAGITTVALTSPLTNSYYLTPAIIPLRAVASHSLGSPLTVSFFQNGIRVGEGVAEGNEWGLTLTNVALGTHSFFAVARDAMGYTATSMVAQVSVYNAWPHWTAYNDHAAGAGTGPNVSTYNVFGANAGPLTNVFTGERLAATMTATANAGVEPAGTMGVPLPETPAYNLFNGYVDFQGEPYAAILLRGSVGGQVVNTFAGLSPAALYSFRSTSVRGNAAYTNRWTLVRLTGARAFRSAHTAGVLTRAQLPNLAANEAVYNSGFNTAGEVVGWDDIVPGTNGSFAVVCEQYTGTLPGGTPTDGPYGYSINAFRLEEAGPPLSVTMTAPANNSVYQGPTNLTLSATATGTLALARVAFFADGALVGEDATSPYSIVWTNATWATNRLTAVAYDVSGGRATSAVVTVTVNPPPVNTDDPVVLLGLVSPAPGSRVTNLTSINVRFSEPVTGVNASDLLVNGVPATAVSGSGSNYTFTMAQPAIGTAQISWAVNHGIQDLGFPPRAFDATAPGATWTYEVVDGVPPGVVGQAPAANSTVTNLTSVTVTFSEPVVGVDASDFLVNGVPAYGLSGSGNQYTFTFGQPWYGTVNITWATNHGITDVGGNPMNAAAATNRWNYTMRGQPVILVASNAVYRWLRGTNEASLPTNAWREIAFNDTAWEVAPAPFFYDTQAPLYTGNTALTDMQSNYATIYLRHPFVITTPLAVTNLVLYHKVDDGFVAWLNGVEVARYNVSTGELAYSALASSGVGTVTEYTAINITNWSALVAGTNVLAIHALNSALATSSDFLLDVYLGAEALDPGLLAPRVVQVTPPPGRVYALTNIIVTFSRAVTGVNAADLLVNGSPAVSVSGSGDTYHFQVAQPAYGAVNITWAVNHGIMDLNNAPFDATAPGAVWSYRLMNPNAPVITQRSPAPESLVVSLTNASVTFSRSVTGVDAADFLINGTPATAASGSESNYVFTFARPAYGQVQFSWAANANIMAAGSPQDVFDSTDPLANWAVTFVFQEPPVVARVTPTPTALTNLTEVVVEFSEEVVGVDASDLLLNGEPVSAVEGSGTTYRFTFAQPPVGTAQFTWASGHGIRDLGVPSLGLDGTAPGNTWSYTILDGVPPVLISRSPAPGQETPVASTITVQFSEPVVGVDAADVLVDLRPAVGLTALASNIYVFNLPALSYGYHTVIWSVTNGITDIKGNPFNRAAHAWSFIYYNSNAPAIAERIPAPNSTTNELTNIWVRFDRPVTGVDAEDLLVNYEPALTVTATNGGYLFTFPQPPYGAVPVTWDLNANIADASQPANVFETFRPSANWQINLEYQAPPEIAEVVPARGSSVGVLSQITVVFSEAVVNVDAGDLLLNGVPATNVVGSGSNYVFRFPQVNLGTVNVTWAANHGIRDVGIPPMPFDHTAPGASWSYTVVETTPPVVTSQTPPADAVVSNLFFVQVTFSEPVLNVDAADLLVNNVPAFSLSGSNNTYIFYISSPAYGTVNVRWAANHGITDLVGNPFDANGAGATWNYTLQPPRVILIASNSVWSYRLGTNEVSNPIEAWRLPTYNAAAWPTGITYFYYGDPLSGTLIPAMNNNAYSSLYLRKTFVIEEPAFVTNLLLRVAVDDGYVAWINGVEVARFNMGSAGNPVFYNSFATANATELPGGGPDYYSYPLSNPAPSTYLVRGTNVLAIHGFNVNATSSDFALNAELSAEISGSPANLPPVIIGAVPASGDVFALSNLVITFSKPVTGVDAADLLVNGQPATGLSGSNNIYTFTFPQPPYGSVLVNWAAGNGIRDLSVPPLFFDGSASSARFIYNLLNPNAPVVVNKTPDGSQTVTQLTSVTVKFSKAVTGVDAADFLVNGNSATGVSGGGSVYTFTFPQPAYGTVQFGWAQNHGITDLDNPPNAFDQRRPGASWQVQLIDRTAPFVAQVQPALGSTVSNLNQVTVTFSENVTGVDARDLLINGTPALSVSGGGSNYVFTFAPVNASIIRFSWVASHGIADTASSPNLFDGTAPSARWQYYTVDTTPPVITSVSPIPGAVVVSLREISVTFSEPVQGVEASALLVNGLPANSVNGAGAGPYMFNVPSPLTGLVQVTWAPGHVIRDLASPPNRFTGGGWTYTYEPEANYAGKVVISEIMYNTPSFRTDEEWLEIRNLTPAPINITGWRFNRGVDFTFPPMTLPAYGYWVVASDTNRFRQLYPNVTNVIGNWQGQLSNNGEDVELETAWGARVDLVPYASEGDWAIRRRGSVTYQNGHRGWEWYTTADGWGSSLELINTNLPSQYGQNWQASTVTGGTPGAANSVAVQNSAPLIIGVEHSPAMPTATNTVRISALILDEQTSGLTVTLYWRNASSTTPGNFTTVPMRDDGQGGDWVAGDRVYSGQVPPQTNLTIVEFYVEARDAANNTRTWPGPAYELDGSSMGQVANALYQVDNDSAVYPQPQYRLIMTGAERQEIQNIWQVDNATYRINAEMNTTFIASDSSGTAVRYLCGVRNRGNSSRCSTCNPGGMQNYRINIPTDNLWRNQRAFNLNCKYVHSQYMGSIMFRKAGLPCEEGNLVRLKLNGVELVNMIGSAIGGPGNNQPFPYYLHLEELNSDWAENHYPDNADGNMYRLMRVADLLYRGTNYTSYTTGGYNYSKASNQRVNDWSDLYNMLWAINNTPDAQWAAAVREVIHVDEWVRHFAVMSLIGFGETSIGSDGAPDDATIYLGTKDRRAVIMPHDGDTNFGEGDGSRQQPTISIWRAVETSGAIAFNNRFLRHQEFAPLYFGALYEYATTIFATNEIFATYDQVLGPLNIGTTVARMKNWSAQRVASVLSQINLNLVVTNLSSFAFNNGVYVATTPNINLRGVGNMIHTRQVRVQGIPVSWTAWTGQWNANLTLNPGYNLVRIETVNSNNVVFASTNLVFFYDRGDTVPVSGTISTDTTWLAANGPYNVTGTLTVGSGATLTIQAGTTVYLGSGVNLVVANGGRLLAEGTAAAPIRFTRAPGASTTWGGITVNGSANSPESRLVHVMIEHNNSTAITVTDGTVWLDNVRFGNTARQYLELTRASFVVQNCEFPAPTGAVEPTHGTGGIKAGGRGIFRRNFWGKVSGYNDALDFTGGQRPGPVLVLLNNVFLGSDDDLLDLDGTDAWVEGNVFVRARRAGSTPDSGSAISGGQNGGQRSRITAVNNLFYDLDHVANAKEGNFYVLRGNTVVWQNGVGSVDGVTAVAILADEGTAEGRGCIGRTTWCTRRSGWCGG, via the coding sequence ATGTTGAAGCGCAATATGTTGAGTGATATGGTGGGGAGCCATATCCGGGGGATGTTTTTATCCGTAGTGGTGGGCATGGGTTTAACGCAGGCCTCTCTCCTTCTCGGCCAAGCGCCACCGAATGATTTATTCACCAATCGAGTCCCCCTCAGCGGATTTGCGTGGACCATCAGTGGTAACAATACCAGTGCCGTTGAGGGAAGGGAAACAGGGGAGCCCAACGGCTACGCCGGTACCATCATCAGAACCATGTGGTATGAGTGGACGGCCCCAACAAATGGGTTGTTCCGCATGGACACCTTTGGAAGTTCGTTCAACACCATTCTGGGGGTTTTTACCAATGCGACATGGTCGAGTGGGATCGTTGAAGAAATTTTAATCGGTGGTAATAACGATGCCTCTGGCACACTGCAAAGCCGGGTGACTTTTAATGCGGTATCAGGGGCAGTCTATCAAATTCAGTTGGGCAGCCATCGGTACACCTTGGGGTCGCAACGTGCCACGAATTTTGGACCATTCTTGTTGAATGGCAATTTCCTGCCCATTTCGTGGCTGACAGCCCCGGGAGAGGGGACCAAATTAACTGCTCCCGCCACCTTGACCATGACCGCGCAAGTCCGCTGGTACACAGGCTCGGTCAGCCGGGTCGAGTTTTACCTGGCAACGGATACCGCAACTAATCTGGCAGGCACCATAACTGCGCCGCCCTATCAGTTGACAGTCTCCAATGTCACGGCAGGCCGCTATCGGCTGTACACGCGGGTAGAAGACAACCGGGGCGACGCCACTTTTTCACCCGTGGTCAATATCGAGGTGGTGGAACCGGGCGCCGTAATCACCAGTCCGGCAATGGGAACGTTCTTTGGGATTACGAGCAACATTGTGATTTCCGCGGATGCCTTTTCGATGAACTCCATCACTTCCATGCAATTTTTCAGCGGGACCAATCTGATTGGCCAGGCGGCCACCGCCCCGGCCAGCATCCATTGGACCACTTTCACTCCGGGAGGACATGACCTGCGCGTGGTGGCCCGCGACAGCCAGGGCAATGCCTACACTTCGGCCGTGGTGACGGTGTACATCAAGGCCTTTGCGTATTTGTTACGCGCCGGCACCGTGTGGAAATACCACAATCTGGGGCAAGATTTGGGCATGGAATGGAAAGAGCCGGCTTACAACGATGCAGCGTGGGCGGCGGGTCCCGCCGAGCTTGGATTTGGAGATGGCGACGAGGTCACCGTCATTGACGGCGGCCCTTCCTCTGCGCGGTATTCCACGATTTATTTCCGGCAAAGTTTCGTGGCCACGAATGTGGCCATGATCACCAACCTGATTTGCTACCTGAAGAGGGATGATGGAGCCGTGGTGTGGCTTAACGGGCAGCGTTTGTACCTGGATAACATGGAGGGCAACCCGGTTTTATACAGCACCCTGGCGCTTGTCGCGGCACCGGATGATGGGGCCAATTGGAACGTCACCAACCTCCCGCCCACGGCCCTGGTGGAAGGAACGAATGTATTGGCCGTGGAAATGCACCAAAGCAGCCTGACCAGCTCGGATTTGTCGTTTAATTTTGAAATGGTGGCCGAATACAATGCCGGCATCACCACCGTGGCTCTAACCTCTCCCCTGACCAACAGCTATTACCTCACCCCAGCCATCATTCCGTTGCGGGCTGTGGCCTCGCATTCCCTGGGCAGTCCGCTGACGGTGAGCTTTTTCCAAAATGGCATCCGGGTGGGCGAAGGCGTGGCTGAAGGAAACGAGTGGGGGTTGACGCTGACGAACGTGGCCCTGGGCACCCACAGCTTTTTTGCGGTTGCCCGAGACGCGATGGGTTATACGGCAACATCCATGGTGGCTCAGGTCAGCGTGTATAATGCCTGGCCTCATTGGACAGCTTATAATGACCATGCAGCGGGTGCCGGCACGGGGCCCAACGTTTCCACCTACAATGTGTTTGGCGCGAATGCGGGGCCGCTGACTAATGTTTTCACCGGTGAACGCCTGGCAGCCACCATGACGGCCACCGCCAACGCCGGGGTGGAGCCGGCAGGTACCATGGGAGTGCCGCTGCCGGAGACCCCGGCTTACAATCTGTTCAATGGCTATGTGGATTTTCAAGGTGAGCCTTACGCGGCCATCTTGCTGCGAGGCAGTGTGGGAGGCCAGGTGGTTAATACTTTTGCCGGGTTATCCCCGGCAGCACTGTATTCCTTCCGCAGCACATCGGTGCGCGGAAATGCTGCTTACACCAATCGCTGGACGCTGGTGCGGCTGACGGGTGCGCGGGCATTCCGGTCTGCGCACACTGCAGGCGTCCTAACTCGAGCACAGCTTCCCAATTTGGCGGCGAACGAAGCCGTCTATAATTCCGGCTTCAACACGGCTGGCGAAGTGGTGGGATGGGATGATATTGTACCCGGCACCAATGGCAGCTTTGCCGTGGTTTGCGAGCAATACACGGGAACCTTGCCGGGGGGAACTCCTACGGACGGGCCTTATGGTTACAGCATCAACGCCTTCCGTTTGGAGGAGGCCGGGCCGCCTTTGTCCGTGACCATGACCGCACCGGCGAACAACTCGGTATATCAAGGCCCCACCAATCTCACGCTGTCGGCCACCGCCACCGGCACGCTGGCCCTTGCGCGAGTGGCCTTTTTTGCGGATGGCGCGCTGGTGGGCGAAGACGCCACTTCCCCCTACAGCATTGTGTGGACCAACGCCACCTGGGCCACCAACCGATTGACGGCAGTGGCGTATGATGTGAGCGGGGGCCGGGCCACCTCGGCGGTGGTGACGGTCACCGTAAACCCGCCGCCGGTAAACACGGATGACCCGGTGGTGCTCCTGGGTCTGGTCAGCCCGGCGCCCGGCAGCCGGGTGACCAACTTGACCAGCATCAACGTGCGATTCAGCGAGCCGGTGACGGGCGTCAATGCCTCGGACTTGCTGGTCAATGGCGTGCCAGCCACCGCGGTCAGTGGGTCCGGAAGCAATTACACCTTTACCATGGCGCAACCGGCCATTGGCACGGCGCAAATAAGCTGGGCCGTAAATCATGGCATTCAGGATTTGGGATTCCCGCCGCGCGCGTTTGACGCCACAGCGCCGGGCGCTACCTGGACGTATGAGGTGGTGGACGGTGTCCCCCCGGGAGTGGTGGGCCAGGCGCCGGCCGCCAACAGCACCGTGACCAATTTGACGAGTGTGACGGTGACCTTCAGCGAGCCGGTGGTGGGCGTGGATGCCAGTGACTTTCTGGTGAACGGCGTGCCGGCCTATGGTTTGAGCGGCTCCGGCAATCAGTACACCTTCACTTTTGGACAGCCCTGGTACGGCACGGTGAACATCACGTGGGCGACCAATCACGGCATTACCGACGTGGGCGGCAATCCCATGAACGCGGCCGCCGCCACCAACCGCTGGAATTACACAATGCGCGGGCAGCCGGTCATTTTGGTGGCTTCCAATGCGGTATATCGCTGGTTGCGCGGAACGAATGAAGCGTCCCTCCCCACCAATGCGTGGCGGGAAATTGCATTTAATGACACCGCCTGGGAGGTGGCGCCGGCGCCGTTCTTTTATGATACCCAAGCGCCTTTGTACACCGGCAACACGGCATTGACGGACATGCAAAGCAATTACGCGACGATTTACCTGCGTCATCCTTTCGTCATCACCACGCCCCTGGCCGTGACCAATCTGGTGCTTTATCACAAGGTGGATGACGGTTTCGTGGCCTGGCTCAATGGCGTGGAGGTGGCCCGGTATAATGTATCCACCGGCGAACTGGCCTACAGTGCGCTGGCTTCGAGCGGGGTGGGCACGGTGACGGAGTACACCGCCATTAATATCACCAACTGGTCGGCGCTGGTCGCGGGCACCAACGTGCTGGCCATTCACGCCCTCAACAGCGCGCTGGCCACCAGCTCAGACTTCCTGTTGGATGTTTACCTGGGGGCGGAAGCCTTGGACCCGGGTTTGCTGGCGCCACGGGTGGTGCAGGTCACTCCTCCACCCGGCCGGGTGTATGCGCTCACAAACATTATCGTCACCTTTTCCCGCGCCGTAACGGGGGTGAACGCCGCTGATTTGTTGGTGAATGGCTCACCCGCTGTCAGTGTTAGCGGCAGCGGCGACACGTACCATTTCCAAGTGGCCCAGCCCGCCTATGGCGCGGTGAACATCACCTGGGCCGTCAACCATGGAATCATGGACTTGAACAACGCGCCCTTTGACGCCACAGCACCCGGGGCGGTTTGGAGCTATCGCTTGATGAATCCCAACGCGCCAGTCATCACGCAGCGCAGCCCGGCACCGGAGAGCCTGGTTGTAAGCCTTACCAATGCCAGCGTGACCTTCAGCCGCAGCGTGACGGGGGTGGACGCCGCTGATTTTCTAATCAACGGAACGCCGGCCACGGCGGCAAGTGGCAGCGAAAGCAATTATGTATTCACCTTTGCCCGTCCAGCCTATGGCCAAGTGCAGTTTTCCTGGGCCGCCAATGCCAACATTATGGCGGCAGGTTCACCCCAGGATGTGTTTGACAGCACGGACCCGCTGGCCAACTGGGCGGTGACGTTTGTTTTCCAGGAGCCGCCCGTGGTAGCCCGGGTGACGCCGACGCCCACCGCCCTGACCAATTTGACCGAGGTGGTGGTAGAGTTCAGCGAGGAAGTCGTGGGTGTGGACGCCAGCGATTTGCTTCTCAACGGCGAACCGGTGTCGGCCGTGGAAGGCTCGGGCACAACGTACCGGTTTACCTTCGCCCAGCCCCCCGTGGGCACGGCTCAGTTCACGTGGGCCAGCGGGCATGGGATTCGCGATTTGGGAGTGCCTTCGCTGGGGCTGGACGGCACAGCTCCGGGAAACACCTGGAGTTATACCATTCTGGATGGTGTGCCGCCGGTCCTCATCAGCCGCTCACCGGCACCGGGACAGGAAACACCGGTGGCCTCCACCATTACCGTTCAATTTAGCGAGCCGGTGGTGGGGGTGGATGCGGCGGATGTGCTGGTGGACTTGCGCCCGGCGGTGGGTTTGACGGCGCTGGCCTCCAACATCTACGTCTTCAATCTCCCGGCACTGAGCTATGGTTACCACACGGTGATTTGGTCAGTGACCAACGGCATCACGGATATCAAAGGCAATCCTTTCAATCGCGCTGCTCATGCCTGGTCTTTTATTTATTACAACTCCAACGCCCCGGCGATTGCGGAACGCATCCCCGCCCCCAACAGCACCACCAACGAATTGACGAATATTTGGGTGCGGTTTGATCGCCCGGTAACGGGGGTGGACGCAGAGGACCTTCTAGTTAACTACGAACCGGCCCTCACCGTAACCGCCACGAATGGGGGCTATTTGTTCACGTTCCCACAACCGCCGTATGGCGCTGTGCCAGTAACATGGGACTTGAATGCCAACATTGCCGACGCCAGCCAGCCGGCCAATGTTTTTGAGACTTTCCGGCCCAGTGCCAACTGGCAAATCAATCTGGAGTATCAGGCACCACCGGAAATTGCTGAAGTCGTGCCGGCGCGCGGCAGTTCGGTGGGGGTCCTGTCACAAATCACCGTGGTGTTTAGCGAAGCGGTGGTTAACGTGGACGCGGGCGATTTGTTGCTCAACGGAGTGCCCGCCACCAACGTGGTGGGCAGTGGCAGCAATTACGTGTTTCGCTTCCCGCAGGTCAATCTCGGCACGGTGAATGTGACTTGGGCCGCTAATCACGGCATTCGCGATGTGGGTATTCCGCCGATGCCCTTTGACCACACCGCGCCGGGGGCGTCCTGGAGTTACACGGTGGTTGAGACCACCCCGCCGGTGGTGACCAGCCAAACGCCGCCGGCCGATGCGGTGGTTTCCAATCTGTTCTTTGTGCAAGTGACCTTCAGTGAACCCGTGCTCAACGTGGACGCAGCGGATTTATTGGTCAATAATGTGCCTGCTTTCAGTCTAAGCGGGAGTAACAACACCTACATTTTCTACATCAGCTCGCCGGCTTACGGCACGGTGAACGTGCGGTGGGCGGCCAATCATGGCATCACGGACCTGGTGGGCAATCCCTTCGACGCCAACGGCGCAGGGGCCACTTGGAATTACACCCTGCAACCGCCGCGGGTCATCTTGATTGCCAGCAACAGTGTATGGTCGTACCGGCTGGGCACCAACGAAGTTTCCAATCCCATTGAAGCCTGGCGGTTACCGACCTACAACGCCGCGGCGTGGCCCACCGGGATTACCTATTTCTATTACGGTGATCCCTTGAGCGGAACCCTCATTCCGGCCATGAACAACAATGCCTATTCCAGCCTTTACCTGCGCAAGACGTTTGTCATCGAAGAGCCGGCATTCGTCACGAATTTGCTGTTGCGCGTGGCGGTGGACGATGGGTACGTGGCGTGGATTAACGGCGTGGAGGTGGCCCGGTTTAACATGGGTAGCGCGGGCAACCCCGTTTTTTACAATAGCTTTGCGACGGCCAATGCCACGGAATTACCGGGGGGCGGGCCTGATTACTACAGCTACCCGTTAAGCAATCCTGCGCCCTCCACCTATCTGGTGCGGGGCACCAACGTGCTGGCCATTCACGGCTTCAATGTAAATGCCACCAGTTCGGATTTTGCCCTGAACGCCGAGCTTTCCGCGGAAATTAGTGGCAGTCCGGCCAATCTGCCACCGGTTATTATCGGAGCAGTGCCGGCGTCGGGGGATGTCTTTGCGCTGAGCAATCTGGTCATAACTTTCAGCAAGCCGGTGACCGGCGTGGATGCGGCGGATTTGCTGGTCAACGGACAACCGGCCACCGGGTTGAGCGGCAGCAATAACATCTATACCTTCACCTTCCCGCAGCCGCCTTACGGCAGTGTGCTGGTGAATTGGGCCGCCGGCAACGGCATTCGCGATTTGTCCGTGCCGCCGCTCTTCTTCGATGGTTCAGCTTCCTCGGCGCGGTTTATTTATAATTTGCTCAATCCTAATGCGCCGGTGGTGGTGAACAAAACGCCGGATGGTTCTCAAACGGTCACGCAGTTGACCTCGGTCACCGTGAAGTTCAGCAAAGCAGTCACAGGTGTGGATGCGGCCGACTTTTTGGTCAACGGCAATTCGGCCACTGGCGTCAGCGGGGGCGGCTCGGTGTACACCTTCACCTTCCCCCAACCGGCCTATGGCACGGTACAATTCGGCTGGGCGCAAAACCACGGCATTACGGACCTGGATAATCCGCCCAATGCGTTTGACCAGCGCCGGCCGGGCGCTTCGTGGCAGGTACAGTTAATTGACCGCACCGCCCCGTTTGTGGCGCAGGTACAACCTGCACTGGGCAGTACGGTGTCCAATTTGAACCAGGTTACGGTGACTTTCAGCGAAAACGTGACTGGCGTGGATGCGCGGGACCTGCTGATTAACGGAACACCGGCGTTGTCGGTCAGCGGCGGCGGCAGCAATTATGTGTTCACCTTTGCGCCGGTGAATGCTTCCATCATTCGTTTCTCCTGGGTGGCCAGCCACGGCATTGCCGACACCGCCAGCTCGCCTAATTTGTTCGATGGCACTGCGCCCTCCGCCCGGTGGCAGTATTACACAGTGGACACCACGCCTCCGGTCATCACCTCGGTCAGCCCCATTCCGGGCGCGGTGGTGGTGAGCCTGCGGGAAATATCCGTGACCTTCAGCGAGCCGGTGCAGGGCGTGGAAGCCAGCGCCTTGTTGGTGAACGGGCTGCCCGCCAACAGCGTGAACGGCGCGGGCGCCGGGCCGTATATGTTCAATGTGCCATCCCCTCTGACAGGATTGGTGCAGGTCACGTGGGCGCCCGGCCATGTGATTCGGGACCTCGCCAGCCCGCCCAATCGCTTCACCGGCGGCGGATGGACTTACACTTACGAGCCTGAGGCCAATTATGCGGGCAAGGTGGTCATCAGCGAAATCATGTACAATACGCCCTCCTTCCGCACCGATGAAGAATGGTTGGAAATTCGCAACCTTACTCCTGCCCCCATTAATATTACAGGCTGGCGGTTTAATCGCGGCGTGGACTTTACCTTCCCGCCGATGACCTTGCCCGCTTATGGGTATTGGGTGGTGGCTAGCGACACCAACCGCTTCCGCCAACTCTACCCCAACGTCACCAACGTCATTGGCAACTGGCAAGGCCAGTTGAGCAACAACGGTGAAGATGTGGAATTGGAAACAGCGTGGGGCGCCCGCGTGGACCTGGTGCCTTATGCCAGCGAAGGCGATTGGGCCATCCGGCGCCGGGGAAGTGTAACTTACCAAAATGGACATCGCGGATGGGAATGGTACACGACTGCCGATGGCTGGGGTTCCAGCCTGGAATTGATAAACACGAATCTACCCAGCCAATACGGCCAGAACTGGCAGGCCAGCACTGTCACTGGCGGCACACCGGGGGCTGCCAACTCCGTGGCGGTCCAGAACTCAGCGCCGCTCATTATTGGTGTGGAGCATTCCCCGGCGATGCCCACTGCCACCAACACCGTGCGCATTTCGGCGTTGATTCTGGATGAGCAAACCAGCGGATTAACCGTAACCCTCTATTGGCGGAATGCCTCCTCCACCACACCGGGCAATTTTACTACCGTCCCCATGCGTGACGATGGACAGGGCGGCGATTGGGTTGCGGGCGACCGCGTTTACAGCGGGCAGGTGCCGCCTCAGACCAATCTGACCATTGTGGAGTTTTACGTGGAGGCCCGCGATGCGGCCAACAACACCCGCACCTGGCCCGGACCGGCGTATGAGCTGGATGGCTCTTCGATGGGCCAAGTGGCCAATGCATTATACCAGGTGGACAATGACAGCGCCGTCTATCCGCAGCCGCAGTATCGCTTGATTATGACCGGTGCGGAACGCCAGGAAATTCAAAACATCTGGCAGGTGGACAATGCCACCTACCGCATCAATGCGGAAATGAACACCACCTTCATTGCTTCTGACAGCTCCGGGACTGCTGTACGGTACCTGTGCGGCGTCCGCAACCGCGGCAATTCCTCCCGCTGCAGTACCTGCAACCCGGGGGGTATGCAGAATTACCGCATCAACATCCCCACCGACAATCTGTGGCGAAACCAGCGAGCCTTCAATTTGAACTGCAAATATGTGCATTCGCAGTACATGGGCAGCATCATGTTCCGCAAAGCCGGCCTGCCCTGCGAGGAAGGCAACCTGGTGCGGCTCAAGCTCAACGGCGTGGAATTGGTCAACATGATTGGTTCCGCGATTGGCGGGCCCGGCAATAATCAGCCGTTCCCCTATTACCTCCACCTGGAGGAGTTAAACAGCGATTGGGCCGAGAATCATTATCCGGACAACGCCGACGGCAATATGTACCGCCTCATGCGCGTGGCCGATTTGCTCTATCGTGGCACCAATTACACCAGCTACACCACCGGCGGGTACAATTATTCCAAGGCCTCCAACCAGCGGGTGAATGACTGGAGTGATTTGTATAACATGCTCTGGGCGATTAACAACACCCCCGATGCTCAATGGGCTGCCGCCGTGCGCGAAGTCATCCATGTGGATGAATGGGTGCGGCACTTCGCGGTTATGAGCCTTATTGGCTTCGGGGAAACCTCCATCGGCAGCGACGGCGCCCCGGATGACGCTACAATTTACCTAGGCACGAAGGACCGGCGTGCCGTAATCATGCCGCACGACGGCGACACCAACTTTGGCGAGGGCGACGGCTCGCGCCAGCAGCCCACCATTTCCATCTGGCGGGCCGTGGAAACCAGCGGCGCCATCGCTTTCAATAACCGGTTCCTGCGACACCAGGAATTTGCACCGCTCTATTTTGGCGCGTTGTACGAATACGCCACCACCATTTTTGCCACCAATGAAATCTTCGCCACTTACGACCAGGTGTTGGGGCCGTTAAATATCGGCACCACAGTGGCGCGGATGAAGAACTGGTCGGCTCAGCGGGTGGCCAGCGTGCTATCCCAAATCAACCTGAATTTGGTGGTCACCAACCTCAGCTCCTTCGCCTTCAACAATGGTGTGTATGTCGCCACCACGCCCAACATCAATCTGCGCGGAGTAGGTAACATGATTCACACGCGCCAGGTCCGTGTGCAAGGCATCCCCGTAAGCTGGACGGCCTGGACCGGCCAATGGAACGCCAACTTGACGCTCAATCCAGGCTATAATTTGGTGCGGATTGAAACGGTCAACAGTAACAATGTGGTCTTCGCCAGCACCAACCTGGTTTTCTTCTACGACCGCGGCGACACCGTGCCCGTCTCCGGCACCATCAGCACGGACACGACGTGGCTGGCGGCCAATGGGCCGTACAACGTGACGGGGACGCTGACGGTGGGCAGCGGGGCCACTTTGACCATTCAGGCGGGGACGACGGTGTATCTGGGTAGCGGGGTCAATCTGGTGGTGGCCAACGGGGGGCGGTTGCTGGCGGAGGGGACGGCGGCGGCGCCGATACGGTTCACCCGGGCGCCGGGGGCGAGCACGACGTGGGGGGGGATTACGGTCAACGGGTCGGCCAATTCGCCGGAGTCGCGGCTGGTGCATGTGATGATAGAGCACAACAACAGCACGGCCATTACGGTGACCGACGGGACGGTGTGGCTGGACAATGTGCGGTTTGGGAATACCGCGCGGCAGTATTTGGAGCTGACGCGGGCGTCGTTTGTGGTGCAGAACTGCGAGTTTCCGGCGCCGACGGGCGCTGTGGAGCCGACGCACGGGACGGGGGGCATCAAGGCGGGGGGGCGGGGGATATTCCGGCGGAACTTCTGGGGGAAGGTGAGCGGGTACAATGACGCGCTGGACTTTACGGGGGGCCAGCGGCCGGGGCCGGTGCTGGTGTTGTTGAACAACGTGTTCCTGGGGAGCGACGATGATTTGCTGGATTTGGACGGGACGGATGCGTGGGTGGAGGGGAACGTGTTTGTGCGGGCGCGGCGGGCGGGGAGCACGCCGGACAGCGGCAGTGCGATCAGCGGGGGTCAGAACGGGGGGCAGCGGTCGCGGATTACGGCGGTGAACAATTTGTTTTACGATTTGGACCATGTGGCCAACGCGAAGGAGGGGAATTTCTACGTGTTACGGGGGAACACGGTGGTGTGGCAGAACGGGGTGGGGAGTGTGGATGGGGTGACGGCGGTGGCGATATTGGCGGACGAGGGGACGGCGGAGGGGCGGGGATGTATTGGGAGAACAACGTGGTGCACACGGCGGAGCGGCTGGTGCGGGGGGTGA